In Streptomyces sp. SID8374, one genomic interval encodes:
- the murF gene encoding UDP-N-acetylmuramoyl-tripeptide--D-alanyl-D-alanine ligase: MITLSLAEIAEIVGGQPHDIPDPAVTVTGPVVIDSREVAPGSLFAAFAGERVDGHDYAQRAVEAGAAAVLAARPVGVPAIVVDDVVGALGALARTVVERLGTTVVALTGSAGKTSTKDLIAQLLQRKAPTVWTPGSLNNEIGLPLTALSATSETQHLVLEMGARGIGHIHYLADLTPPRIGLVLNVGSAHLGEFGSREAIAQAKGELVEVLPEDGCAVLNADDHLVRAMASRTKARVLLFGEAPEADVRGEKVRMTPDGRPAFELHTPTGCSDVTLRLYGEHHVSNALAAAAVAHELGMSVTEIAEALSEAGTLSRWRMEVTERPDGVTVVNDAYNANPESMRAALRALAAMGQARAADGGRTWAVLGQMAELGDASLAEHDAVGRLAVRLNVSKLVAVGGREASWLQLGAYNEGSWGEESVHVSDAQAAVDLLRSELRPGDVVLVKASRSVGLEKVAQALLENSTEGEVAGR; the protein is encoded by the coding sequence GTGATCACCCTTTCCCTCGCCGAGATCGCCGAAATCGTCGGCGGGCAGCCGCACGACATACCGGACCCGGCAGTCACCGTCACCGGACCCGTCGTCATCGACTCCCGCGAGGTCGCGCCCGGCAGCCTGTTCGCCGCGTTCGCCGGCGAACGCGTGGACGGCCACGACTACGCGCAGCGCGCCGTCGAGGCGGGCGCGGCAGCCGTCCTGGCCGCCCGTCCCGTCGGCGTTCCGGCGATCGTCGTGGACGACGTCGTCGGCGCGCTCGGCGCGCTGGCCCGTACCGTCGTCGAACGCCTCGGCACCACCGTCGTCGCGCTCACCGGCTCCGCGGGCAAGACGTCCACCAAGGACCTGATCGCGCAGCTCCTCCAGCGCAAGGCCCCCACGGTCTGGACGCCGGGCTCCCTCAACAACGAGATCGGCCTGCCGCTCACCGCCCTGAGCGCCACTTCCGAGACCCAGCACCTGGTCCTGGAGATGGGCGCCCGCGGCATCGGGCACATCCACTACCTCGCCGACCTCACCCCGCCCCGCATCGGCCTGGTCCTCAACGTGGGCTCCGCCCACCTCGGGGAGTTCGGCAGCCGCGAGGCGATCGCCCAGGCCAAGGGCGAGCTGGTCGAGGTGCTCCCCGAGGACGGCTGCGCCGTGCTCAACGCCGACGACCACCTCGTACGCGCGATGGCTTCGCGCACCAAGGCCCGGGTCCTGCTCTTCGGAGAAGCCCCGGAAGCGGACGTACGGGGCGAGAAGGTCCGGATGACCCCCGACGGGCGGCCCGCGTTCGAGCTCCACACACCCACCGGGTGCAGCGACGTGACCTTGCGCCTGTACGGTGAGCACCACGTGTCGAACGCGCTCGCCGCGGCCGCCGTCGCCCATGAGTTGGGCATGTCCGTGACCGAGATCGCCGAGGCGCTCTCGGAGGCGGGCACCCTCTCCCGCTGGCGCATGGAGGTCACCGAGCGTCCGGACGGTGTGACGGTCGTCAACGACGCCTACAACGCGAACCCCGAATCCATGAGAGCCGCACTGCGTGCGCTGGCTGCCATGGGCCAGGCCCGAGCGGCCGACGGGGGGCGCACCTGGGCGGTGCTCGGTCAGATGGCCGAGCTCGGTGACGCGTCGCTCGCCGAGCACGACGCGGTCGGACGGCTCGCCGTCCGGCTCAACGTCAGCAAGCTCGTCGCTGTCGGGGGGAGAGAAGCCTCCTGGCTGCAACTGGGCGCATATAACGAGGGTTCGTGGGGTGAGGAGTCGGTGCACGTGTCCGACGCACAGGCGGCCGTCGACCTGCTGCGCAGTGAACTGCGCCCGGGAGACGTCGTGCTGGTGAAGGCGTCCCGGTCGGTCGGCCTGGAGAAGGTCGCCCAGGCACTGCTGGAGAACTCGACCGAGGGCGAGGTCGCCGGCCGATGA
- a CDS encoding UDP-N-acetylmuramoyl-L-alanyl-D-glutamate--2,6-diaminopimelate ligase: MTYPGAPRPDRLRPTPLGELAARLGVDATGAGDVTGITHDSRAVRPGDVYAALPGARFHGADFAAQAAGLGAAAVLTDPTGAERAAATGLPVLVVEDPRAVMGELAADIYGRPGIGLLQIGITGTSGKTTTAYLVEGGLRAAGRPTGLIGTVEMRIGDERIKSERTTPEATDLQALFAVMRERGVEAVAMEVSSHALVLGRVDGCVFDVAVFNNLSPEHMEFHSGMEDYFQAKAQLFTPERSHRGVVNFDDEYGRRLITESGVPVTTFSAEGHPDADWHAEDVQVGPQDSTFTAVGPKGERITARAPLPGPFNVANTLAAIVTLAVAGVDPQTAADGIAAVPGVPGRLERVDAGQPYLAVVDYAHKTDAVESVLRSLQKVTEGRVHIVLGCGGERDTTKRGPMGAAAARLSDTAVLTSDNPRSEDPLAILAAMLSGAAEVPVHERGDVLVDADRASAIAAAVARAEPGDTVLVAGKGHEQGQDIHGVVRPFDDRKVLHDAIERSLGRTGAADRAPHHENNSQG, translated from the coding sequence GTGACCTACCCGGGAGCGCCCCGACCGGACCGGCTCCGGCCCACCCCCCTCGGCGAGCTGGCCGCCCGGCTCGGCGTCGACGCGACGGGAGCCGGTGACGTCACCGGCATCACCCACGACTCGCGGGCTGTGCGCCCCGGAGACGTGTACGCGGCCCTGCCCGGCGCCCGGTTCCACGGCGCCGACTTCGCGGCCCAGGCCGCGGGCCTCGGTGCCGCCGCCGTCCTCACCGACCCGACGGGCGCCGAACGCGCCGCCGCGACCGGCCTGCCGGTCCTCGTCGTCGAGGACCCGCGCGCCGTCATGGGCGAGCTGGCCGCCGACATCTACGGGCGGCCCGGCATCGGCCTCCTCCAGATCGGCATCACCGGAACCTCCGGCAAGACCACCACCGCGTACCTCGTCGAAGGCGGACTGCGCGCGGCGGGCCGGCCCACCGGGCTCATCGGCACCGTCGAGATGCGCATCGGCGACGAGCGCATCAAGTCCGAGCGCACCACCCCCGAAGCCACCGACCTCCAGGCCCTCTTCGCCGTCATGCGCGAACGCGGCGTCGAGGCCGTCGCGATGGAGGTCTCCAGCCACGCCCTGGTGCTCGGCCGGGTCGACGGCTGCGTCTTCGACGTCGCCGTCTTCAACAACCTCAGCCCGGAGCACATGGAGTTCCACTCCGGCATGGAGGACTACTTCCAGGCCAAGGCGCAGCTCTTCACCCCCGAGCGCAGCCACCGCGGCGTGGTGAACTTCGACGACGAGTACGGCCGCAGGCTCATCACCGAGTCCGGCGTCCCCGTCACCACCTTCTCCGCCGAGGGCCACCCGGACGCCGACTGGCACGCCGAGGACGTCCAGGTAGGCCCGCAGGACAGCACGTTCACCGCCGTCGGCCCCAAGGGCGAGCGGATCACCGCCCGCGCCCCGCTGCCCGGCCCGTTCAACGTCGCCAACACCCTGGCCGCGATCGTCACCCTGGCCGTCGCGGGCGTCGACCCGCAGACCGCCGCCGACGGCATCGCCGCCGTCCCCGGGGTCCCGGGCCGCCTGGAGCGGGTGGACGCCGGACAGCCGTACCTCGCCGTCGTCGACTACGCGCACAAGACCGACGCCGTCGAGTCCGTGCTGCGCTCCCTTCAGAAGGTCACCGAGGGCCGGGTGCACATCGTCCTCGGCTGCGGCGGCGAACGCGACACCACCAAACGCGGCCCGATGGGCGCCGCCGCGGCCCGCCTCTCCGACACCGCCGTACTGACCTCCGACAACCCCCGCTCCGAGGACCCCCTCGCGATCCTCGCCGCGATGCTCTCCGGCGCCGCCGAGGTCCCCGTCCACGAACGCGGCGACGTCCTGGTCGACGCCGACCGCGCCTCGGCCATCGCCGCCGCCGTCGCCCGCGCCGAACCGGGCGACACCGTCCTCGTCGCCGGCAAGGGCCACGAGCAGGGCCAGGACATCCACGGGGTCGTACGCCCCTTCGACGACCGCAAGGTCCTGCACGACGCCATCGAGCGGTCCCTGGGGCGCACCGGCGCCGCGGACCGTGCCCCTCACCACGAGAACAACAGTCAGGGATGA
- a CDS encoding penicillin-binding protein 2 gives MPPKEPPRRRVPGPARPRSGADGRSGARPPARRPRPAPGRTTARGRAPRTLRLGSPRPRLRLVSLGLTLVMLLFVARLLQVQAVDATAYAAKAEKNRYLEYTVAAERGEITDRRGVALATSVDAHNITADPKMFTPEDSKAPDAPQQAAALLAPILGKDVDELVKKLSAPKSRYTVLAYRQTPQVWKQIKDLKAVFAEKAAEDKLNGGTGANVLAGVLQEPTTKRVYPNGDLAAGILGFVSADGKGGGGIESQLDKELAGEDGKIRYAQSGGRRVPTAGSSEIPAVPGSDIELTIDRDIQWAAQKAISDQVAQSKADRGYVIVQNTRTGELLAMANAPGYDPNDLSQATSASLGNAALQDVYEPGSTSKVMSMAAVLEEKAATPGTHVTVPNRLHRGDRLFKDDVDHPTWYLTLNGVLAKSSNIGTILATGQLGKTQAESNQVLYSYLRKFGLGAKTGLGYPGESPGLLAHPKDWSTSQQYTIPFGQGLSLNAVQAASVYSTIANGGVRIAPTLVRGTKGADGRFTAAEAPEETRVVSEKTAKTLATMLESVVDDQEGTGTKAAIPGYRVAGKTGTANRVDPVRGVYKGYTASFAGFAPADDPQITVYCAIQNPTKGSYFGGQICGPIYKQVMEFALKTLQTPPSGSKPPRLPVSFKPGE, from the coding sequence GTGCCGCCCAAGGAACCGCCGCGCCGCCGCGTACCCGGCCCGGCACGCCCCCGCAGCGGGGCCGACGGCCGCTCCGGCGCACGCCCCCCGGCCCGCCGCCCCCGCCCCGCCCCCGGCCGCACCACCGCACGCGGGCGCGCGCCCCGGACCTTGCGGCTGGGCAGCCCGCGCCCCCGGCTGCGGCTGGTCAGCCTCGGGCTGACGCTGGTCATGCTGCTCTTCGTGGCCCGGCTCCTCCAGGTCCAGGCCGTCGACGCCACGGCGTACGCGGCCAAGGCCGAGAAGAACCGCTACCTGGAGTACACGGTCGCCGCCGAGCGCGGGGAGATCACCGACCGCAGGGGCGTCGCGCTGGCCACCAGCGTGGACGCGCACAACATCACGGCCGACCCGAAGATGTTCACACCCGAGGACAGCAAGGCCCCCGACGCGCCCCAGCAGGCCGCCGCCCTGCTCGCGCCCATCCTCGGCAAGGACGTCGACGAGCTGGTCAAGAAGCTCTCGGCCCCCAAGAGCCGCTACACCGTGCTCGCGTACCGCCAGACCCCCCAGGTCTGGAAGCAGATCAAGGACCTCAAGGCCGTCTTCGCCGAGAAGGCCGCCGAGGACAAGCTGAACGGCGGCACGGGCGCCAACGTCCTGGCCGGGGTCCTCCAGGAGCCCACCACCAAGCGGGTCTACCCCAACGGGGACCTCGCCGCCGGGATACTGGGATTCGTCAGCGCCGACGGCAAGGGCGGCGGCGGCATCGAATCGCAGCTGGACAAGGAGCTCGCGGGCGAGGACGGCAAGATCCGCTACGCCCAGTCCGGCGGCCGCCGCGTCCCCACCGCGGGCAGCAGCGAGATCCCGGCCGTGCCCGGCTCCGACATCGAGCTGACCATCGACCGCGACATCCAGTGGGCCGCCCAGAAGGCCATCAGCGACCAGGTCGCCCAGTCCAAGGCCGACCGCGGCTACGTCATCGTGCAGAACACCCGGACCGGCGAGCTGCTGGCCATGGCCAACGCGCCCGGCTACGACCCCAACGACCTCTCCCAGGCCACCTCGGCGTCGCTCGGCAACGCGGCCCTCCAGGACGTGTACGAGCCCGGCTCCACCAGCAAGGTCATGTCGATGGCCGCCGTACTGGAGGAGAAGGCCGCCACGCCCGGCACCCATGTCACCGTCCCCAACCGGCTGCACCGAGGCGACCGGCTCTTCAAGGACGACGTCGACCACCCCACCTGGTACCTCACGCTCAACGGGGTCCTCGCCAAGTCCAGCAACATCGGCACCATCCTGGCGACCGGTCAGCTGGGCAAGACCCAGGCGGAGTCCAACCAGGTCCTCTACTCCTACCTGCGCAAGTTCGGCCTCGGCGCCAAGACCGGGCTCGGCTACCCCGGCGAGTCGCCCGGCCTGCTGGCCCACCCCAAGGACTGGTCGACCTCGCAGCAGTACACGATCCCCTTCGGCCAGGGCCTCTCGCTCAACGCCGTCCAGGCCGCCTCGGTCTACTCCACCATCGCCAACGGCGGTGTCCGGATCGCCCCCACCCTCGTACGCGGAACGAAGGGTGCCGACGGCCGCTTCACCGCCGCCGAGGCCCCCGAGGAGACCCGGGTGGTCAGCGAGAAGACCGCCAAGACCCTGGCGACCATGCTCGAATCCGTCGTCGACGACCAGGAGGGCACCGGCACCAAGGCCGCCATCCCCGGCTACCGGGTCGCGGGCAAGACCGGCACCGCCAACCGGGTCGACCCGGTCCGCGGCGTCTACAAGGGGTACACCGCCTCCTTCGCCGGCTTCGCCCCGGCCGACGATCCGCAGATCACCGTCTACTGCGCGATCCAGAACCCCACCAAGGGAAGCTACTTCGGCGGCCAGATCTGCGGCCCGATCTACAAGCAGGTCATGGAGTTCGCACTCAAGACGCTCCAGACCCCACCGTCCGGCAGCAAGCCGCCCCGGCTGCCGGTGTCCTTCAAACCCGGCGAGTGA
- a CDS encoding septum formation initiator, whose amino-acid sequence MSRPAAPLKGRAGRLARLMPSASPSSAARTPFVLLVVLLLGGGLITLLLLNSALNEGSFRLSKLKRDTTELTDEQQALQRDVDSYSQPDALERRARELGMVPGGSPAFLNPDGTVRGVPTKATAPPPSPSPTPSPEATPEGGAQAESADPTAPTDPAAPSGSASPSPGASAAPGAQGAPEAQGAPATPGAQADTAPTEPEAQGAPASENTPATPPPTTPGR is encoded by the coding sequence GTGAGCAGGCCGGCCGCACCGCTGAAGGGGCGGGCCGGACGGCTCGCCCGGCTGATGCCGTCCGCGTCGCCCAGCAGCGCGGCCCGCACCCCCTTCGTGCTGCTGGTCGTGCTCCTCCTGGGCGGCGGGCTCATCACCCTGCTCCTGCTGAACTCCGCGCTCAACGAAGGATCGTTCAGGCTCAGCAAGCTCAAGCGGGACACCACCGAGCTCACCGACGAGCAGCAGGCCCTCCAGCGCGACGTCGACAGCTACTCCCAGCCCGACGCCCTGGAGCGCCGCGCCCGGGAACTGGGCATGGTCCCCGGCGGCAGCCCCGCCTTCCTCAACCCGGACGGCACGGTCCGCGGAGTCCCCACGAAGGCCACCGCCCCGCCGCCCAGCCCCAGCCCCACCCCGAGCCCCGAGGCGACACCCGAAGGCGGTGCGCAGGCCGAAAGCGCGGACCCCACGGCCCCCACCGACCCCGCCGCCCCCTCCGGCTCCGCGAGCCCCTCACCGGGCGCATCCGCCGCGCCGGGAGCCCAGGGAGCCCCCGAGGCCCAGGGAGCCCCGGCGACCCCCGGCGCCCAGGCCGACACCGCCCCCACCGAGCCCGAGGCCCAAGGCGCCCCCGCCTCGGAGAACACCCCGGCGACCCCGCCCCCGACCACCCCCGGCAGGTGA
- the rsmH gene encoding 16S rRNA (cytosine(1402)-N(4))-methyltransferase RsmH: MSQTRHVPVMLQRCLDLLAPALQDPAHPEPVVVDCTLGLGGHSEALLEAFPTARLIALDRDKEALRLSGERLARFGDRATLVHAVYDELPDVLARLGVPKVRGVLFDLGVSSMQLDEADCGFAYAQDAPLDMRMDQSTGIGAAEVLNTYPPGELVRILRAYGEEKQAKRIVSAVVREREKEPFSNSARLVELIRDSLPQAAKRTGGNPAKRTFQALRIEVNGELGVLERAIPAAVASLAVGGRIAVLSYHSLEDRLVKQVFAAGAANTAPPGLPVVPERYQPRLKLLTRGAELPTEEEVAENRRAAPARFRGAQRIREDER; this comes from the coding sequence TTGAGCCAGACCCGACACGTCCCGGTGATGCTCCAGAGGTGTCTGGACCTGTTGGCCCCGGCTCTTCAGGACCCGGCCCACCCGGAGCCCGTGGTCGTCGACTGCACCCTCGGCCTCGGCGGCCACAGCGAGGCGCTCCTCGAAGCGTTCCCCACCGCCCGGCTGATCGCCCTGGACCGGGACAAGGAGGCACTGCGGCTCTCCGGTGAGCGGCTCGCCCGCTTCGGCGACCGCGCCACCCTCGTCCACGCCGTCTACGACGAACTCCCCGACGTACTCGCCCGGCTCGGCGTCCCCAAGGTGCGGGGCGTCCTCTTCGACCTCGGCGTCTCCTCCATGCAGCTGGACGAGGCCGACTGCGGCTTCGCGTACGCCCAGGACGCCCCCCTCGACATGCGGATGGACCAGTCCACCGGCATCGGCGCCGCCGAGGTGCTCAACACCTACCCGCCCGGCGAACTCGTGCGGATCCTGCGCGCGTACGGCGAGGAGAAGCAGGCCAAGCGGATCGTCTCCGCCGTCGTGCGCGAGCGCGAGAAGGAGCCGTTCAGCAACAGCGCCCGGCTCGTCGAGCTGATCCGCGACTCCCTGCCGCAGGCCGCCAAGCGCACCGGCGGCAACCCGGCCAAGCGGACCTTCCAGGCCCTGCGCATCGAGGTCAACGGCGAGCTCGGCGTCCTGGAGCGGGCCATCCCGGCGGCCGTCGCGAGCCTCGCGGTCGGCGGCCGGATCGCCGTGCTGTCCTACCACTCGCTGGAGGACCGGCTGGTCAAGCAGGTCTTCGCGGCCGGCGCCGCCAACACCGCGCCCCCCGGCCTGCCCGTGGTCCCCGAGCGCTACCAGCCCCGCCTCAAGCTCCTGACCCGCGGCGCCGAGCTGCCCACCGAGGAGGAGGTCGCCGAGAACCGGCGCGCCGCCCCCGCCCGGTTCCGCGGTGCCCAGCGCATCCGGGAGGACGAGCGATGA
- a CDS encoding carbonic anhydrase, with product MSTSAHSPAESVTSSAAAVREGGQVTDQLVQANSTYAKDFRDPGMDARPVLQVAIVACMDARLDLHAALGLELGDCHTIRNAGGVVTDDVIRSLTISQRALGTRSIVLIHHTGCGLESITEEFRQDLEREVGQRPVWAVEAYTDADQDVRQSMQRVRTSPFLLHTDDIRGFVFDVTTGLLREIQPA from the coding sequence ATGTCGACTTCTGCTCACTCCCCCGCCGAGTCCGTGACGTCCTCCGCCGCGGCGGTCCGCGAGGGGGGCCAGGTCACCGATCAGCTGGTCCAGGCGAACTCCACGTACGCGAAGGACTTCCGCGACCCGGGCATGGACGCCCGCCCGGTCCTCCAGGTCGCCATCGTCGCCTGCATGGACGCCCGTCTCGACCTCCACGCCGCGCTGGGTCTCGAACTCGGCGACTGCCACACCATCCGCAACGCCGGCGGGGTCGTCACCGACGACGTCATCCGCTCGCTCACCATCAGCCAGCGGGCGCTCGGCACCCGCAGCATCGTCCTCATCCACCACACGGGCTGCGGCCTGGAGTCCATCACCGAGGAGTTCCGGCAGGACCTGGAGCGCGAGGTCGGCCAGCGGCCGGTCTGGGCGGTGGAGGCCTACACGGACGCCGACCAGGACGTACGCCAGTCGATGCAGCGGGTGCGGACCTCGCCGTTCCTCCTGCACACCGACGACATCCGCGGTTTCGTCTTCGACGTGACCACCGGTCTCCTCCGCGAGATCCAGCCCGCCTGA
- a CDS encoding MoxR family ATPase: MTTYDDRASLTDLTTTAERVRRSVEGVIEGKPEVVRLSLTVLLAEGHLLIEDVPGVGKTMLAKALARSIDCSVRRIQFTPDLLPSDITGVSIFDQQRRDFEFKPGAIFAQIVIGDEINRASPKTQSALLESMEERQVTIDGKTYELPDPFMVVATQNPVEMEGTYPLPEAQRDRFMARVSIGYPSPEAELQMLDVHGGLSPLDDLQPVAHAHDIVKLIDAVRTVHVADAVRRYAVELVGATRSHPDLRLGASPRATLHLLRAAKASAALSGRDYALPDDVQALAAPVLAHRLLPTAQAQLNRRTAEQVVLEIIQRTPVPTSPGGPVPPAQGAHEPGRPLYGQQPPGTRRL; this comes from the coding sequence GTGACGACCTATGACGATCGAGCGAGCCTCACAGATCTGACCACCACAGCGGAGCGGGTGCGCAGGTCGGTGGAGGGTGTGATCGAGGGCAAGCCTGAGGTCGTACGGCTTTCGCTGACCGTGCTGCTCGCCGAGGGGCACCTCCTCATCGAGGATGTGCCCGGGGTCGGCAAGACGATGCTGGCCAAGGCGCTGGCGCGGTCCATCGACTGTTCGGTGCGGCGCATCCAGTTCACGCCGGACCTGCTGCCGTCGGACATCACCGGTGTGTCGATCTTCGACCAGCAGCGGCGCGACTTCGAGTTCAAGCCCGGCGCGATCTTCGCGCAGATCGTGATCGGCGACGAGATCAACCGCGCCTCGCCGAAGACGCAGTCGGCGCTGCTGGAGTCGATGGAGGAGCGCCAGGTCACCATCGACGGCAAGACGTACGAGCTGCCCGACCCCTTCATGGTGGTGGCCACCCAGAACCCGGTGGAGATGGAGGGCACCTACCCGCTGCCCGAGGCCCAGCGCGACCGCTTCATGGCCCGGGTCTCCATCGGCTATCCGAGCCCGGAGGCCGAGCTCCAGATGCTGGACGTGCACGGGGGCCTCTCCCCGCTGGACGACCTCCAGCCGGTGGCGCACGCCCACGACATCGTGAAGCTGATCGACGCGGTCCGTACGGTGCACGTCGCCGACGCCGTGCGGCGGTACGCGGTGGAGCTGGTCGGGGCCACCCGCAGCCACCCGGACCTCAGACTCGGGGCCTCGCCCCGCGCCACGCTGCACCTGCTGCGCGCCGCGAAGGCCTCGGCGGCGCTCAGCGGCCGCGACTACGCCCTGCCGGACGACGTCCAGGCGCTGGCCGCGCCCGTGCTCGCCCACCGGCTGCTGCCCACCGCGCAGGCCCAGCTGAACCGCCGCACGGCGGAACAGGTGGTGCTGGAGATCATCCAGCGCACCCCGGTCCCGACCTCTCCGGGTGGCCCCGTGCCCCCGGCGCAGGGCGCGCACGAGCCGGGCCGCCCGCTGTACGGCCAGCAGCCGCCCGGCACCCGGCGGCTGTGA
- a CDS encoding DUF58 domain-containing protein, which translates to MTAGEPGAVQDGSSKGGLRAAFGGLTTRGRSFLAAGVAAAVCAYVLGQADLLRVGLLLAVLPLVCVVVLYRTRYRVTGTRRLTPSRVPTGSEARVHLRMDNVSRLPTGLLMLQDRVPYVLGPRPRFVLDRVEAGGRREVSYRVRSDLRGRYPLGPLQLRLSDPFGMCELTRSFSAYDTLVVIPRTVALPTLRLAGEASGYGDGRQRSLALAGEDDIIPRGYRHGDDLRRVHWRSTARYGELMVRREEQPQRARCTVLLDTRQVGYVGAGPDSAFEWAVSGAASALVHMLERGFAVRLLTDDGNAVPGEGSDGFAGSTQESADSAGLMLDTLAVVGHSDGGGLSRAHDVLRGGNEGLLIAFFGDLDEEQTSVAARMRQRTGAAVAFVLDSARWSGGAELSVIPTAARAEERVRRLREAGWIVVPVEPGAELPALWQLAGQMRTDTQSAGNGGSTGFPGGWS; encoded by the coding sequence ATGACGGCCGGCGAGCCCGGCGCCGTGCAGGACGGCTCCAGCAAGGGCGGTCTGCGCGCGGCCTTCGGCGGGCTCACCACCCGGGGGCGGTCCTTCCTCGCCGCCGGGGTGGCCGCCGCCGTCTGCGCCTACGTCCTGGGCCAGGCGGACCTGCTGCGCGTCGGGCTGCTGCTGGCCGTGCTGCCCCTGGTCTGCGTGGTCGTGCTCTACCGCACCCGCTACCGGGTGACGGGTACCCGGCGGCTGACGCCGTCCCGGGTGCCCACGGGCTCGGAGGCCCGGGTGCATCTGCGGATGGACAATGTGTCCCGGCTCCCCACGGGGCTGCTGATGCTCCAGGACCGTGTGCCGTACGTGCTGGGGCCCCGGCCCCGGTTCGTGCTGGACCGGGTGGAGGCGGGCGGCCGGCGTGAGGTGTCCTACCGGGTCCGCTCCGACCTGCGCGGCCGCTATCCGCTGGGCCCGTTGCAGCTGCGGCTCAGCGACCCGTTCGGGATGTGCGAGCTGACCCGTTCCTTCAGCGCGTACGACACCCTCGTGGTCATCCCGCGCACGGTGGCGCTGCCCACCCTGAGGCTGGCGGGCGAGGCGTCGGGGTACGGCGACGGGCGGCAGCGTTCGCTCGCGCTGGCCGGTGAGGACGACATCATCCCGCGCGGCTACCGGCACGGCGACGATCTGCGCCGGGTCCACTGGCGCTCCACCGCCCGCTACGGCGAGCTGATGGTCCGCCGTGAGGAACAGCCCCAGCGGGCCCGCTGCACGGTGCTGCTGGACACCCGGCAGGTCGGGTACGTGGGTGCCGGGCCCGACTCGGCGTTCGAGTGGGCCGTCTCGGGGGCGGCCTCCGCCCTGGTGCACATGCTGGAGCGCGGCTTCGCCGTACGGCTGCTCACGGACGACGGGAACGCGGTGCCCGGGGAGGGGTCCGACGGCTTCGCGGGGTCGACCCAGGAGTCCGCCGACTCGGCGGGCCTGATGCTGGACACCCTCGCGGTCGTCGGCCACTCCGACGGCGGCGGCCTCTCCCGCGCCCACGACGTGCTGCGCGGCGGCAACGAGGGGCTGCTGATCGCGTTCTTCGGCGATCTCGACGAGGAGCAGACCTCGGTGGCGGCCCGGATGCGGCAGCGCACCGGGGCGGCGGTCGCCTTCGTCCTGGACAGCGCCCGCTGGTCCGGCGGCGCCGAGCTCTCGGTGATCCCGACGGCCGCCCGGGCCGAGGAGCGGGTGCGCCGGCTGCGCGAGGCCGGCTGGATCGTGGTGCCCGTGGAGCCCGGGGCCGAGCTGCCCGCACTGTGGCAGCTGGCGGGCCAGATGCGCACCGACACCCAGTCCGCCGGGAACGGCGGTTCGACAGGCTTCCCGGGGGGATGGTCATGA